One Methylohalobius crimeensis 10Ki DNA segment encodes these proteins:
- a CDS encoding N-acetylmuramoyl-L-alanine amidase, with the protein MMVFSVRNHRLFQADRQVDYRLTPNRTRRFTLKPEGIVVHDTAGRLDGESSVRWFLNPAAKASAHLVIDHDGGVVQMAPFNAKTWHAGRSTLNGRDGVNNFAIGIEIVNPGRLEPLGNGRYRAWFGEVYDDREYTIIEKSTPKHDFGGWMDYSSAQLAAVEAVCACLFAKYDLRWLWPHWKVSPGRKVDTNPLFPLFHLQAKLTGRESDDGNDGIMLANTNQRRWPSYHDNVIQVLPKGAAVEVLRSGWYRNGDEHARWFLVSSGGHEGWVHGSLIEV; encoded by the coding sequence ATGATGGTTTTTTCCGTCCGCAATCACCGCCTTTTCCAGGCCGATCGTCAGGTGGATTATCGTCTGACCCCGAACCGCACCCGACGCTTTACGCTCAAACCGGAAGGCATCGTAGTGCATGACACCGCCGGCCGCCTGGACGGGGAGTCGTCGGTGAGGTGGTTTCTCAATCCCGCCGCCAAGGCATCGGCGCATTTGGTGATTGACCACGACGGTGGCGTGGTGCAAATGGCGCCTTTCAACGCAAAGACGTGGCACGCCGGCCGTTCCACACTCAATGGGCGGGATGGGGTCAACAATTTCGCCATTGGCATCGAAATCGTCAATCCGGGGCGGCTGGAGCCGTTGGGCAACGGTCGCTATCGGGCCTGGTTCGGTGAGGTATACGACGATCGGGAATATACCATCATCGAGAAAAGCACTCCGAAACACGACTTCGGTGGCTGGATGGATTACAGCAGCGCTCAGTTGGCCGCAGTGGAGGCGGTCTGCGCCTGCTTGTTCGCCAAGTACGATTTGCGTTGGCTGTGGCCCCATTGGAAAGTGAGTCCGGGGCGTAAAGTAGATACCAACCCGCTATTTCCGCTTTTTCATCTGCAGGCGAAATTGACCGGAAGAGAAAGCGACGACGGCAACGACGGAATCATGCTGGCCAATACCAATCAGCGCCGTTGGCCCTCCTATCACGATAACGTCATCCAAGTCCTTCCCAAGGGGGCGGCGGTGGAGGTGCTGCGCAGCGGCTGGTATCGCAACGGCGACGAGCATGCGCGTTGGTTCCTGGTTTCCTCCGGCGGTCACGAGGGCTGGGTGCATGGTTCGCTGATCGAGGTATGA
- a CDS encoding IS110 family RNA-guided transposase encodes MNAEQFVGIDVSKATLDGAVEPQGQVWQVAYDAKGIDQLVLQLQEIGPTLIVIEATGGLETQIASALAGKGLPVAVVNPRQVRDFAKASGRLAKTDRVDAGVLAAFARAIRPQARPLKDADTRALDDLVDRRRQLIGIRVQEVLRLKGATTKPLQTSLKKHIAWLDKQIDQNDRDLTRRLRESDAWRAKDDLLKSIPGVGSVTIVTLLAKCPELGTLNRREIAALVGVAPMANDSGQYRGKRFIWGGRSEVRAVLYMATISAIRCNAVIRAFAERLKNAGKPPKVVIVACMRKLLTIMNAMLKNNTPWQPQNT; translated from the coding sequence ATGAATGCAGAACAGTTTGTTGGTATTGACGTGTCGAAAGCGACGCTGGATGGGGCGGTCGAGCCTCAAGGTCAGGTATGGCAGGTGGCCTACGATGCCAAGGGGATCGATCAGCTGGTTTTGCAATTGCAAGAGATCGGGCCGACCTTGATCGTCATCGAGGCCACCGGTGGTTTGGAAACCCAGATTGCATCTGCCTTGGCGGGCAAGGGATTGCCGGTGGCGGTGGTCAATCCGCGCCAGGTGCGCGACTTTGCCAAGGCCAGTGGCCGGCTGGCCAAGACCGATCGGGTGGATGCCGGAGTGCTGGCGGCGTTTGCCCGGGCCATCCGTCCCCAGGCGCGCCCGCTCAAGGATGCGGACACCCGCGCGTTGGACGATCTGGTGGATCGGCGGCGGCAGTTGATCGGCATCCGGGTTCAAGAGGTCCTCCGATTGAAGGGAGCCACGACGAAACCGCTGCAAACCAGTCTGAAAAAGCATATCGCCTGGCTGGACAAGCAGATTGACCAGAACGACCGGGACCTGACCCGGCGGTTGCGCGAGTCGGACGCCTGGCGGGCCAAGGACGATCTGCTCAAGAGCATTCCCGGCGTCGGTTCAGTGACCATTGTCACGTTGCTGGCAAAATGCCCGGAGTTGGGCACCCTCAACCGGCGCGAGATTGCCGCGCTGGTCGGCGTGGCGCCGATGGCCAACGACAGTGGCCAGTATCGCGGCAAGCGCTTCATCTGGGGCGGTCGCTCCGAGGTTCGCGCCGTGCTATACATGGCCACGATCTCGGCGATACGCTGTAATGCGGTCATCCGCGCCTTTGCAGAACGCCTCAAAAACGCTGGCAAACCGCCCAAGGTCGTCATCGTCGCCTGCATGAGGAAGTTGCTCACCATCATGAATGCCATGTTGAAAAATAATACCCCTTGGCAGCCACAAAACACTTGA
- a CDS encoding DUF3450 domain-containing protein: protein MTLIFPAWPTPADSAQVDRAIQQQVNTQKQAAGVQTKIDSLDDETRRMVEEYRANLAELDELTRYNDQLDKLLADQATELSRREAQLEELETLKQKLFPFLLEMLAALEKVVEVDTPFLPQERLERVRSLRELMNRADVALPEKYRRLMEAFRIEAQYGHNIETYEGPLADNGKTRTVRFLRFGRVGLYYLTLDGLEAGVWEEATRSWRVLDRDYLRSLDHAMRIAAKQAPPNLVTLPVPAPEAP from the coding sequence TTGACACTGATTTTTCCGGCCTGGCCGACACCCGCCGACTCAGCCCAAGTGGATCGAGCCATCCAGCAACAGGTGAACACTCAAAAACAGGCCGCCGGGGTGCAAACCAAAATCGATTCCCTCGACGATGAAACCCGAAGAATGGTCGAGGAATACCGCGCCAACTTGGCCGAATTGGATGAACTGACCCGTTATAACGATCAATTGGATAAGCTGTTGGCCGATCAGGCCACGGAACTCTCGCGCAGAGAGGCGCAGCTCGAGGAACTGGAAACGCTCAAGCAGAAGCTGTTCCCCTTTCTCTTAGAGATGCTCGCGGCGCTGGAGAAAGTCGTCGAAGTGGATACGCCCTTTCTGCCCCAGGAACGGCTGGAACGGGTGCGGTCATTGCGTGAGCTGATGAACCGCGCCGACGTGGCGTTGCCGGAAAAATACCGCCGCCTGATGGAGGCTTTCCGAATAGAAGCCCAATACGGCCACAACATCGAAACCTACGAGGGACCCTTGGCCGACAATGGCAAAACGCGCACGGTGCGTTTTCTGCGCTTCGGGCGGGTGGGGCTCTATTATCTGACCCTGGATGGTCTCGAAGCCGGCGTGTGGGAGGAAGCCACGCGCAGTTGGCGGGTACTGGATCGAGATTATCTACGTTCCTTGGACCATGCCATGCGGATCGCCGCCAAGCAGGCGCCGCCGAATCTGGTGACCTTGCCGGTACCTGCACCGGAGGCGCCATGA
- a CDS encoding heavy metal translocating P-type ATPase — translation MPALKNDPEKTYLFEILLAKRDGIKQVKAVPAIGSVTVWFDPQALPLAALVKICDALLENLAAAKTGMFQGIEEVDPDAPTVEAQFAVEGMTCASCALLIEMLLRRDPRIREVNVNFAAETAQVVGVLTKEEVYRQVRKLGYRALPLDNLTQRKLLMEREHRRIKESRRRFVWAAVLSTPAILIAMAMPKRRIWHWIQFLLTTPVVFISGRSFFQKAWALAKRKSANMDSLVALGTGAAYGYSVPALLLSRSGGLYFEAAAGIITFVLLGRYLEEKAKGQAHEAVYKLIDLQPQTATRLENGKEKVIPIEEVRLDDLLLVRPGERIPTDGIVLEGATTVDESMLTGESMPVVKNAGDKVIGGCINGPGAFRFKVTAVGPDTVLAGIVHLVDQAQASKLPIQKTVDRISSVFVPSVMGIAGLTFGGWLLKSARFAPALGNTIAVLLIACPCALGLATPAAIMVGTGQAARRGIYIKNGESLELAAHLSAIVFDKTGTITEGRPEVTDFINLSDWERTALLAWTAAAEINSEHFLARAIVEKAEQEGVRIPAAMDFEAVPGEGVRARVENREIMIGNQAWMNRHEVLLAGLENRVEKLSEVGKTPVYVALDRRPAALIGIADQPRPNAKAAIDRLHRMGVKTMMVTGDVATTARFIARQVGIGEVIAGAKPDDKLAEIRQLQRQGENVGMIGDGINDAPALAAADVSFAVGSGTDIAIDASDITLVQGDIEKVADAIEISAFTLKVIRQNLFWAFGYNTVAIPVAAMGRLSPMIASGAMALSSVSVVANSLRLQRK, via the coding sequence GTGCCTGCACTGAAAAACGATCCGGAAAAAACCTATCTGTTCGAAATTCTGCTTGCCAAGCGCGATGGCATCAAACAGGTCAAAGCGGTGCCCGCCATCGGTTCGGTGACCGTCTGGTTCGATCCCCAGGCGCTGCCCTTGGCCGCGCTTGTCAAGATTTGCGACGCGCTGCTGGAAAATCTCGCCGCCGCGAAGACCGGCATGTTCCAAGGCATCGAAGAAGTCGATCCGGATGCCCCGACGGTGGAGGCACAATTCGCCGTGGAAGGGATGACCTGCGCCTCCTGCGCCCTGTTGATCGAAATGCTCCTTCGGCGCGATCCGCGCATCCGCGAGGTCAACGTCAACTTCGCCGCCGAGACGGCGCAAGTCGTCGGCGTCCTGACCAAGGAGGAAGTCTACCGGCAAGTGCGAAAACTGGGTTACCGGGCCCTTCCGTTGGACAACCTCACCCAGCGCAAGCTGCTGATGGAAAGGGAGCATCGGCGGATCAAGGAATCCCGGCGCCGCTTCGTATGGGCGGCAGTGCTCAGCACTCCGGCGATCCTCATCGCCATGGCCATGCCCAAGCGGCGGATTTGGCACTGGATTCAGTTTCTCCTCACCACGCCGGTGGTTTTCATCAGCGGCCGGTCGTTTTTCCAAAAAGCCTGGGCGTTGGCCAAGCGGAAATCGGCCAATATGGACAGCCTGGTGGCCTTGGGTACCGGGGCGGCTTACGGTTACAGCGTGCCCGCCTTGCTCTTGAGTCGATCCGGGGGGTTATATTTCGAGGCCGCCGCGGGAATCATCACCTTCGTGTTGTTGGGCCGCTATCTGGAAGAAAAGGCCAAAGGCCAGGCTCACGAAGCGGTCTACAAGCTCATCGATCTCCAGCCCCAGACCGCCACCCGCCTCGAAAACGGCAAGGAGAAAGTCATCCCCATCGAGGAGGTGCGTCTCGACGATCTGCTCTTGGTGCGTCCCGGTGAGCGCATTCCCACCGACGGGATCGTGCTCGAGGGCGCCACCACGGTGGACGAGTCCATGCTCACCGGCGAATCCATGCCGGTGGTGAAAAATGCCGGTGATAAAGTGATCGGCGGCTGCATCAACGGGCCGGGCGCGTTTCGATTCAAGGTGACGGCGGTGGGGCCGGATACGGTCCTGGCCGGGATCGTCCATTTGGTGGATCAGGCGCAAGCTTCGAAACTGCCGATTCAGAAGACGGTGGATCGCATCTCGTCGGTGTTCGTCCCTTCGGTGATGGGAATCGCCGGTTTGACCTTCGGTGGATGGCTGCTCAAGAGCGCTCGGTTTGCTCCCGCCCTCGGCAACACCATCGCGGTTCTGCTCATCGCCTGTCCCTGCGCCCTGGGGCTTGCGACCCCGGCGGCGATCATGGTCGGCACCGGCCAAGCCGCCCGCCGCGGCATCTATATCAAAAACGGCGAAAGTCTGGAGTTGGCCGCCCATCTCTCCGCCATCGTTTTCGACAAGACCGGCACCATCACCGAGGGCCGGCCGGAAGTGACCGATTTCATCAATCTCTCCGATTGGGAACGAACCGCCTTACTGGCTTGGACCGCGGCGGCGGAGATCAATTCGGAACATTTCCTGGCCCGCGCCATCGTGGAAAAGGCCGAACAGGAAGGGGTTCGAATACCGGCGGCGATGGATTTCGAGGCGGTTCCGGGAGAAGGGGTTCGGGCTCGGGTCGAAAATCGCGAGATTATGATCGGCAATCAAGCGTGGATGAACCGCCATGAGGTGCTCTTGGCGGGGCTGGAAAATCGGGTGGAAAAGCTCAGCGAGGTAGGTAAAACACCGGTTTACGTGGCTTTGGATCGCCGGCCGGCGGCCTTGATCGGCATCGCCGACCAACCGCGTCCGAATGCCAAGGCGGCGATCGATCGCCTCCATCGAATGGGGGTGAAAACCATGATGGTCACCGGAGACGTGGCAACCACCGCCCGCTTCATCGCCCGTCAGGTGGGGATCGGAGAGGTCATCGCCGGCGCCAAGCCCGACGATAAGCTGGCGGAGATCCGCCAATTGCAGCGTCAAGGAGAAAATGTCGGCATGATCGGCGACGGTATCAACGACGCTCCCGCCTTGGCGGCGGCGGACGTGAGCTTTGCCGTCGGCAGCGGCACCGACATCGCCATCGACGCGTCCGATATCACCCTCGTTCAAGGCGACATCGAAAAAGTGGCCGATGCCATCGAGATTTCCGCCTTCACTCTCAAAGTCATCCGCCAGAACCTGTTCTGGGCATTCGGTTATAACACCGTGGCGATACCGGTGGCGGCCATGGGCAGACTCAGCCCGATGATCGCTTCCGGAGCCATGGCGTTGAGTTCGGTCTCGGTGGTGGCCAATTCGTTACGGTTGCAGCGCAAATGA